In Pocillopora verrucosa isolate sample1 chromosome 13, ASM3666991v2, whole genome shotgun sequence, one genomic interval encodes:
- the LOC131794947 gene encoding uncharacterized protein isoform X2 codes for MSSIVLLVGQCGNQVGHELMRLIDKSDAHPLSHRDGKLRCVCVDSESKVIGHNYREDSRSSKLYREGNMISGLRGRGNNWALGYHGLSGETEDTSLLHRAMEIVRKEVERCDNYAGTMVVHSLTGGTGSGLGSHLIETLRDAYPLAHVMSVSVLPHSAGDSPLQHYNSLLSLSTLQCHADAVLLFSNDDILHHMAAHSGLLTRQNPSGSISLKDMNQYISMSLAGVLQPLGSKPKRLKGKLKERGAKETIGSKKRNEIFYKGTETSYKMDTITKQLSFSLNESQDESEVIRHRAVFGSSPGSASSMSSNDSIFSSYSYSSDTDSLTDMSRQPRSTASALLRYRGIVNPLEKRTFESGDSRQTENSPPAVDVPSGNEPWEMFRSICAEPSKKFATVHHIAKSKVSWQSLTQSLIHSIRRYDRNGLQFSTLASLLVARGDHDGSFTEVWPKIEDKLKTSLGFVDWNPFPIDFWINCGDFRGRYEEGKSDVRCRCLPSLVYQTRLL; via the exons ATGTCATCGATCGTGCTTCTAGTTGGCCAATGTGGAAATCAAGTCGGTCACGAACTTATGCGTTTGATTGACAAGAGTGACGCTCACCCTCTGAGCCACAGGGATGGGAAGCTGAGGTGTGTCTGTGTGGACAGTGAGTCTAAGGTCATTGGACATAACTACCGTGAAGATTCAAGATCCAGTAAATTGTACAGGGAAGGAAACATGATCAGTGGACTGAGAGGACGAGGAAATAACTGGGCATTAGGGTACCATGGTCTCAGTGGGGAAACTGAAGACACTTCATTGTTACACAGGGCTATGGAAATTGTGAGGAAAGAAGTAGAAAGATGTGATAATTATGCAG gcACTATGGTGGTTCATAGTCTCACTGGTGGCACTGGGTCTGGTCTGGGTTCTCACTTGATCGAAACTTTAAGGGATGCATACCCTCTGGCTCATGTCATGTCTGTTTCTGTATTGCCCCACTCAGCAGGTGACAGTCCTCTCCAACATTACAACTCTCTTCTCAGTTTGTCTACATTACAATG TCATGCTGATGCAGTTCTATTGTTTAGCAATGATGACATTCTTCATCATATGGCAGCACACAGTGGACTGTTAACACGACAAAACCCATCGGGCTCCATCTCTCTCAAAGACATGAACCAATACATTTCTATGAGCCTTGCTGGAGTGCTTCAACCTTTGGGAAGCAAACCCAAGCGTTTAAAAGGAAAGCTTAAGGAGAGGGGAGCGAAGGAAACGATCGGcagcaaaaaaagaaacgaaatatTTTACAAAGGTACAGAAACATCGTATAAAATGGACACCATAACAAAACAGCTTTCGTTTTCCCTTAATGAATCTCAAGACGAATCTGAAGTCATTCGCCACAGAGCCGTCTTTGGCAGTAGTCCTGGTTCCGCATCATCCATGTCGTCTAACGACTCCATTTTTAGTTCATATTCGTATTCAAGCGACACTGACAGCTTAACAGACATGTCAAGACAACCCAGATCTACTGCTTCAGCGCTTTTGCGCTACAGAGGAATCGTAAACCCTCTCGAGAAGAGAACTTTCGAGAGTGGTGATAGTCGTCAGACTGAAAATTCTCCACCAGCAGTTGATGTACCAAGTGGAAATGAGCCATGGGAAATGTTCCGATCAATTTGTGCAGAGCCATCAAAGAAGTTTGCCACAGTACATCACATCGCCAAGTCGAAAGTTTCTTGGCAGAGCCTTACTCAGTCACTTATTCACTCAATTCGAAGATATGATCGAAACGGTCTGCAGTTCTCAACCTTAGCCTCATTGCTTGTGGCTCGCGGGGACCATGATGGTTCTTTTACAGAGGTTTGGCCAAAGATTGAAGATAAACTGAAAACCTCGCTGGGATTTGTGGATTGGAACCCATTTCCTATTGATTTCTGGATTA ATTGTGGAGACTTTAGAGGACGTTATGAGGAAGGCAAGAGCGATGTACGGTGCAGGTGCTTACCTTCACTGGTTTACCAAACACGGCTGCTCTAA
- the LOC131794947 gene encoding tubulin delta chain-like isoform X1 — protein sequence MSSIVLLVGQCGNQVGHELMRLIDKSDAHPLSHRDGKLRCVCVDSESKVIGHNYREDSRSSKLYREGNMISGLRGRGNNWALGYHGLSGETEDTSLLHRAMEIVRKEVERCDNYAGTMVVHSLTGGTGSGLGSHLIETLRDAYPLAHVMSVSVLPHSAGDSPLQHYNSLLSLSTLQCHADAVLLFSNDDILHHMAAHSGLLTRQNPSGSISLKDMNQYISMSLAGVLQPLGSKPKRLKGKLKERGAKETIGSKKRNEIFYKGTETSYKMDTITKQLSFSLNESQDESEVIRHRAVFGSSPGSASSMSSNDSIFSSYSYSSDTDSLTDMSRQPRSTASALLRYRGIVNPLEKRTFESGDSRQTENSPPAVDVPSGNEPWEMFRSICAEPSKKFATVHHIAKSKVSWQSLTQSLIHSIRRYDRNGLQFSTLASLLVARGDHDGSFTEVWPKIEDKLKTSLGFVDWNPFPIDFWISRYNPVGPKDSQSLTLCLNSTKIVETLEDVMRKARAMYGAGAYLHWFTKHGCSKNDFLDAFETLESVVEEYKLGVR from the exons ATGTCATCGATCGTGCTTCTAGTTGGCCAATGTGGAAATCAAGTCGGTCACGAACTTATGCGTTTGATTGACAAGAGTGACGCTCACCCTCTGAGCCACAGGGATGGGAAGCTGAGGTGTGTCTGTGTGGACAGTGAGTCTAAGGTCATTGGACATAACTACCGTGAAGATTCAAGATCCAGTAAATTGTACAGGGAAGGAAACATGATCAGTGGACTGAGAGGACGAGGAAATAACTGGGCATTAGGGTACCATGGTCTCAGTGGGGAAACTGAAGACACTTCATTGTTACACAGGGCTATGGAAATTGTGAGGAAAGAAGTAGAAAGATGTGATAATTATGCAG gcACTATGGTGGTTCATAGTCTCACTGGTGGCACTGGGTCTGGTCTGGGTTCTCACTTGATCGAAACTTTAAGGGATGCATACCCTCTGGCTCATGTCATGTCTGTTTCTGTATTGCCCCACTCAGCAGGTGACAGTCCTCTCCAACATTACAACTCTCTTCTCAGTTTGTCTACATTACAATG TCATGCTGATGCAGTTCTATTGTTTAGCAATGATGACATTCTTCATCATATGGCAGCACACAGTGGACTGTTAACACGACAAAACCCATCGGGCTCCATCTCTCTCAAAGACATGAACCAATACATTTCTATGAGCCTTGCTGGAGTGCTTCAACCTTTGGGAAGCAAACCCAAGCGTTTAAAAGGAAAGCTTAAGGAGAGGGGAGCGAAGGAAACGATCGGcagcaaaaaaagaaacgaaatatTTTACAAAGGTACAGAAACATCGTATAAAATGGACACCATAACAAAACAGCTTTCGTTTTCCCTTAATGAATCTCAAGACGAATCTGAAGTCATTCGCCACAGAGCCGTCTTTGGCAGTAGTCCTGGTTCCGCATCATCCATGTCGTCTAACGACTCCATTTTTAGTTCATATTCGTATTCAAGCGACACTGACAGCTTAACAGACATGTCAAGACAACCCAGATCTACTGCTTCAGCGCTTTTGCGCTACAGAGGAATCGTAAACCCTCTCGAGAAGAGAACTTTCGAGAGTGGTGATAGTCGTCAGACTGAAAATTCTCCACCAGCAGTTGATGTACCAAGTGGAAATGAGCCATGGGAAATGTTCCGATCAATTTGTGCAGAGCCATCAAAGAAGTTTGCCACAGTACATCACATCGCCAAGTCGAAAGTTTCTTGGCAGAGCCTTACTCAGTCACTTATTCACTCAATTCGAAGATATGATCGAAACGGTCTGCAGTTCTCAACCTTAGCCTCATTGCTTGTGGCTCGCGGGGACCATGATGGTTCTTTTACAGAGGTTTGGCCAAAGATTGAAGATAAACTGAAAACCTCGCTGGGATTTGTGGATTGGAACCCATTTCCTATTGATTTCTGGATTA GCCGGTATAACCCTGTTGGTCCCAAAGACTCCCAGTCTCTTACTCTGTGTTTAAACTCAACTAAGATTGTGGAGACTTTAGAGGACGTTATGAGGAAGGCAAGAGCGATGTACGGTGCAGGTGCTTACCTTCACTGGTTTACCAAACACGGCTGCTCTAAG AATGACTTTCTGGATGCATTTGAAACGCTGGAGTCTGTTGTTGAGGAATACAAGCTTGGTGTAAGGTGA
- the LOC131794944 gene encoding protein phosphatase 2C-like domain-containing protein 1 — protein sequence MADSLNYLRSKHGWAQTNRFVLRWFNLNEAPKAARETGMTSTVSRRPPISAKPKRSQRAALKTKRRSLAMGVTKKGTENEKGLDAVRNTEMQEHAAVTVNLISTRAVNSDEEMEEIGEDPEGEEREAAGGDDEENEDQDHSDVESFDFFTESSSEVSEEAVLLPNILIPCTRCHDVINICRLPCHRNLHCALQTLKYAQDQRPKNISALVRRRKLLIKQQQDASSKRRQDPFGDKHLHKLNTAFEFLRTELQGTTDLRYLSERVIEEIKVTGESFDLSCAIAAGVCEEANKRWKNMEDVHIHKDNFLNNINSAFFAIYDGYSGKTTALKCSRHLHVYLKEELDSIVTKTNTRPSKKEVSSAFRSSFAKTEKLLLMSEEERSQSRWSGCSAVTCVLTDDMCFIANAGNVGAILVRDNDVVKVLTNKHDLYNKKERERVKKSSGVIVKTEKCALINGALSVTRGIGNIGDMALKRCIINEPDVRTISLDPTDQLLVLASSGFWKMFSYEETIHLVNGFFGQIRREAKQKIIEGEIVDRTVSEIHNEHLSNAEYRTKLFFKMAGDQFNDTSSPSVFPPDDVAGGLAHSKSEDNLSNLIAHYQINPCVETNRDTSSFNTKGEPIHTSHITDPPPIDDVSSIYTRHHRFSLPDFKMFNWLKGGEVKGLTRPEKARLLAKSLAERLVKSALYAESMDNITVFVALLPGFSMVNWQMVTPDILEALDEFMADDDLFE from the exons ATGGCTGACAGCCTAAATTACCTCCGATCCAAACACGGTTGGGCGCAAACAAATCGTTTTGTGCTAAGATGGTTCAATTTAAACGAGGCGCCCAAAGCAGCGAGAGAAACGGGCATGACGAGTACTGTGTCACGGAGGCCGCCTATCTCCGCAAAGCCGAAGCGCTCACAAAGAGCGGctttgaagacaaaaagaagGTCCCTTGCTATGGGCGTTACCAAGAAAGGTACAGAGAATGAGAAAGGATTAGATGCAGTCCGGAACACAGAAATGCAAGAACACGCCGCGGTAActgtgaatttaatttcaacaagAGCGGTAAACAGTGAtgaagaaatggaagaaatCGGCGAGGACCCAGAGGGGGAAGAACGGGAAGCCGCCGGTGGAGATGACGAAGAAAACGAAGATCAGGACCACAGCGATGTTGAATCGTTTGATTTCTTCACAGAATCGTCCAGCGAGGTGTCGGAAGAGGCAGTTCTGTTACCGAATATTTTAATCCCTTGTACAAGGTGTCATGATGTTATTAACATATGTCGCCTGCCATGTCACCGGAATTTGCACTGCGCGTTACAAACACTCAAGTACGCACAGGATCAGAGGCCAAAAAATATCAGCGCTTTGGTCAGGCGAAGGAAACTATTGATAAAACAGCAACAAGATGCCAGTTCAAAAAGACGACAAGATCCCTTTGGTGACAAgcatttgcataaattaaaCACGGCGTTTGAGTTCCTAAGAACAGAACTTCAAGGAACCACAGATTTGCGATATCTTAGTGAAAGGGTAATTGAAG AAATAAAAGTAACTGGCGAGAGCTTCGATTTGTCTTGCGCAATTGCAGCTGGAGTTTGCGAGGAAGCAAATAAAAGGTGGAAAAACATGGAGGATGTGCACATCCATAAAGACAACTTTTTGAACAACATAAATAGCGCTTTTTTTGCGATCTATGACGGGTACAGCGGTAAAACCACTGCACTTAAGTGCAGTCGACATCTTCACGTGTATTTGAAAGAGGAGCTTGACTCTATtgtaacaaagacaaacacgagGCCGTCGAAAAAAGAGGTCTCCTCAGCCTTCCgttcttcttttgcaaaaactGAGAAGTTGCTACTCATGTCAGAGGAGGAGCGGTCGCAAAGTAGATGGAGTGGTTGCTCAGCAGTCACATGCGTTTTGACAGATGATATGTGTTTTATCGCAAATGCCGGGAATGTGGGCGCCATTTTGGTAAGAGACAACGATGTTGTTAAAGTACTCACAAACAAGCACGATTTGTACAACAAGAAGGAACGCGAGCGTGTGAAGAAGTCAAGCGGGGTCATAGTGAAGACGGAAAAATGCGCGCTTATAAACGGGGCCCTCAGTGTCACAAGGGGCATTGGGAACATCGGAGATATGGCCTTAAAGAGATGCATTATTAATGAGCCTGACGTCAGGACTATATCCTTAGATCCTACAGATCAGCTTCTAGTTTTAGCTTCTAGTGGATTTTGGAAGATGTTTTCCTACGAAGAAACTATTCATCTTGTCAACGGCTTCTTTGGACAAATAAGAAGGGAGGCGAAACAAAAGATTATTGAAGGAGAAATAGTTGATAGAACTGTGTCTGAAATACACAATGAACATCTGTCTAACGCAGAGTACAgaacaaagcttttttttaagatgGCCGGCGACCAATTTAATGATACATCCTCGCCATCTGTTTTTCCTCCGGACGACGTTGCTGGAGGATTGGCACACAGTAAAAGCGAAGATAACTTGAGTAACTTGATAGCACACTACCAAATTAACCCTTGCGTTGAAACAAACAGAGACACGAGTTCTTTTAACACTAAAGGAGAACCCATTCATACAAGTCACATAACGGATCCCCCGCCTATCGATGACGTCAGTTCCATATATACACGTCATCACCGATTCTCTTTACcagattttaaaatgtttaattgGCTCAAAGGCGGCGAAGTAAAAGGATTAACAAGACCGGAAAAAGCGCGTCTTCTAGCAAAGAGTTTGGCAGAGAGGCTTGTTAAGAGCGCGTTGTACGCCGAGTCCATGGACAATATCACAGTCTTTGTTGCTCTTTTACCTGGATTTTCTATGGTTAACTGGCAGATGGTGACACCCGACATCTTGGAAGCTTTAGACGAGTTTATGGCCGATGATGACCTTTTCGAATGA